CCTCACTTCCCAAATTTAATTAGTTCGTCCAACTACTAATCCTCCGACACTTACGGCACCTTTGTCCCGGAGCCTTCGTGCACAGTATTCCAATGTGTTTCCTGTAGTAAGTATATCATCAATGATAAGAACTGAGGAGTCGGCAGGCAGCACCCCTGGCCCCGCTATGAATTGCTTCTCCGCAGATATCCGTCGGGCACCTCTGCCGAGTTTATGCATCTCTTTGTCATCGTTCTCTTGAATTCGCTGAAGGAGATCCTTTCTTGGTTTGGGCAGGCCCGTAATTTCACAGCACTTTTCAGCAATAACTTCTACAGGATTATATTTTTTACGGCTAGTATCTATTGGAACTACGGTAACTATATTGCTCATTTGCATTATCTCTGATGCTGTCGAGAGAACAAATATTCCAAGGGCCGCGCCTATCTTCTCCGCAATCTCCATATTGCTCTTTGCAGATATAAGATCCTGCGATAAATCCAGAGCACGTCCCTGTATTCTTTGTTGTACTGAAATCTCCGACCAGGTGTAGTATGTACCCATTGCAATAACTCGTTCGAGTGCTTGCCATTCACAACAGGTAGAGCAGCATCCCCTGTCTATGTCAAGGGAACCTTGAGTACCTTGACAGCGAGGGCACACTCCCTGATGTATCTTGTATCGTCTTGTGGATGATGCATCTTGACTACCACTTTCTTTGTTTTTAATGACTATCTGATTGCCTTCTTTTGTCACAGTGTACTTTTTTCCATTGATTTCCACATCCCTCCTCCATATGTCTGGAGTATGTGCCACTATAACACCTCTAGACTTTGCTCTATCTCATCGGCATCAGAAATGGGTATGGCCCCTTCATTTATGAGGTGCAATGGTAACTCCGCTTGGAGCATTTCTGGATGGACTGGTCGTAATACGAATAGTGGACGCTTCATGCTCATTGCAAATCGGGCCTGGTGCCTAGTTCCACTTTCTGTTCGCCCCTCAATAATAATTGTTGCCCGTGAAAGGGCTGCAATAATTCGGTTCCTCTGGACGAACATATAGTTTCTGACCTTTGTGTGTGGTGGATACTCGGAAATCAATGCCCCACCTTGCTGAAGAATTTTATTGGCAAGAGAACTATTATGCATCGGGACAATTTTTTCAACATAACTGGGAAGCACGGCAATGGTCTTCCCCCCATCTGCATCGAGAGCTCCAGTGTGAGCTTGTTCATCAACTCCAAAGGCTAGTCCCGAAATGATAATGTATCCCCGTTGGGCAAGGGCTTTTGCAAGAGTATATGCCATCTTTTTTCCGTACTCGGTTGGATTGCGAGTACCTACAATTGCTATTGCATTGTCTAGGCGGTCTAGTAGTATATTCCCTCGTACAAATAATGTCCGTGGGGGGTTTTCAAGGTCAAAGAGGGCTCGCGGATAACCCTGTCCAATTATTGGATGTATCTCTATCCCTTTTTGTAGAATGCGTTTCACCATTTGTCGGTAGTCTATTTCTTTGACATAATTTCGTGCCTTTGCAATAACTTTGTCAATAATTGACTCTTCAAGTTGAGGTGTTGAATGTGTTCGTACGAGAAGTCTTTGTGCCGTTCCATCCCTGAGAATAATCTCATCCGCTTTACTTTGCTTTTCAGTGGGTGGGTGATATTGAAGGGCCTTTTCAAAACTCTCGAATTGGCGAAGAATTTCAATGGCCGTTTCGTAATCGCACTCTTTAACACTGCTGAGGGCTAACCATGCGGCGTAGTGTTCGATGCGCCTATCTAGGTCTGCTGTGTTCATCTTTAAACCTTCACTCGACCGTCACCTAAAACTATTGTTCCTACACATATAAGCCTCAATATTGTTACGCTTGAGTCTGCTGTTCAAGCTTTTAGATTTCCAATATTCACCTATAAGTGATCATCTTAATGGAATTCTGACGCAGAAAATATCTATTTCATCTTGACTTGGTGATCCTACCGAAAATTGAGGACTCGCGCTTACTGAGTACTGACAGCAACTATTTGATCATCGGCTCTGGCAGTTTTAGTGACTCATGGATCTTCTGTTCGAAGATCTGACGGGCCATCTTCATCAGGCTCTTCTCGATTCCTGCAATATTATTGTTTGTTGCAACGACAAGGTTCACCTTTGTCACAATGCCTCTATCATCAGTCCAGTAATGATGGATTAGTGTACCACGAGGGGCCTCCACGCAACCAACGCCATTCCCTTTTCGCGGTTCAACATCTGTGACTTTTACGTCTGTCCTGACGATGTCTGGGTCTTGTAGTAGCAGGTCGATCTCTTCCACAGCCTGAACCATCTCGATGACACGTGCCCAATGATATGCAAAGGTCGCATGAATTGGACGACCCAGCTTGGATCTCATCTCCTCAAGTGCTTCCTGAGCAAGAGGAGTCTTCATCTTGTCAGCAATGTTACAACGTGCAAGTGAATTTGCACGCCATATTCCCTTTGGATATCCTGCCTCTTTGAAATAGATATGTGTCGCATATGAGTGGCGAGGCACGTACTCTCCAAAGTATTTTCGATAGTCCTTCTGTCTAAAGTCCGCGACTATCTTTCCTTTTGGATCCATAACCCGAAGTTTACCATCATAGATCTCTAATGCGCCCTTGTCGTGAGTTCCTATGTAATAGGTCGGGACAACCGCGAGCTTGGTTATTGGATCCCAGTAGTCCTCTACGACCTTCTTGGCAAGATCTACGGTCTGAGCGAGCCACTCTTTGAGACCCTCCATCATGTCTAGAAAGCGGTCTCGTTTCTCTTCAGAGAAGGGATTGAGCATGCCTCCGGGAACTGCGGTGACCGGGTGAATTGCCTTCCCCCCAACAGCCATTGCCAAGTCCTGTCCATACTGCATGATCTGAAGGGCGAGTTTGCCCACATCAGGTAGTGCCTTAATAATGGCGACAACGTTCCGTTTCGAGGGGTCACCAAAGGGGCCAGCAAGAAAGTCTGGTGCTGCAAGTGCAAAGAAGTGTAGTCCATGTGATGAGAGCTGTTTTGCATTGATGAGTAGTCGGCGTACCTTTACTGCGGCGGGAGTGGGAGTAATCCCCCATGCTGCCTCAACAGCCTTCACAGAGGCAAGATGGTGTGGTTCCGGACAGATTCCACAGATGCGTTCTGCAATACGCGGGACCTCTTCAGCAAAGCGGCCCTCCAAGAATTTTTCAAAGAATCTTGTGGAGGTGACATTGAATTGTACGTCTTTGACCTTGCCATCTTTACCCAGTTTAATCGTGAGGTCGCCATGGCCCTCGAGACGAGTGACTGGTTCTATCCGTATGATTTTCTCGCCTGTCATTATGACTCCTCCTTTGTAGTAGTGATCTTTGAGATGAATGATGCCGCATAATCTGTAAAGTAGAACGAGCCTATCGGATCCGGGAACATTTTCTTGAGTTCCTCAGGGCTCATGTCAGTGATTGCCCCAAGGGCTGAGATGATTTTTGCACCATGGTCTTTGATGGACGGTGGTGGTCCAAAACAACCTTTACAGGGAGAATTAGCAGAGGGGCACTGCGCGCCGCACAGTCCAATTGTGGCAAATCCAAGGCAGAGATACCCCTGATCGAGAAGGCACTTGTTCGGATCGATATGGCCTTCGTAGGTCCGATGAAACTCTGTGATGTGTTTCTCCTCGCGTTCTCTTGGACATTGATCGCATACAGTCCTATTCGGAAGGTCAAACGGTTTACCTGTCAGGAGAGCGACCACTGCATCATAGATATTGTCACTGGTCGGTGGGCATCCTGGAATAATCAACTCGAAGGGAACCAAGTCGGGATTGGGAACAATATGATCCGTGAATCCCGGGACATTCTCATCCGGGACTCTTGGATCTGTGATAGTTTCGACCTTGAGGAACTTTCTTGTAATGGCCTCGTCTATCTTCCATTGATTGAGAAGCCCTTGCACTCCTCCATAGCACGAGCATGATCCCCATGCCACGAGGACTTGGCTCTTCTCGCGCATGACGTTGAGAAGGTGAACATCTTCTTTTGTTCTGCAGCTACCCTCAACAAATCCGATATGGATAGACTGTTTCGGCATCTTTTCGAGGTCACTCAATTTGTAATCGACAACAGCGGGCCAGTACATGATCTGTAGTTGTGGTAAGACCTCCAAGAGTCGAAGGTGCAGGTCTACAAGGGACTGGTCGCAACCCCAGCATGAAGAGAGTTGTGCAAAGGCAACACGCTTTGGCATCCTATTTTCCCTCCTTTCTCATTGGGCTTGGTCCGAGTTCTTTGATCCGTTCCACCATACCCCGAATCCCCTCTGCAAAGACATCTCCCTCAGCCGCGCTTGCCCACTGAAGATGGATTCTTCTCGAATCCATTCCTGCCTCTTCGAGAAGATTTTGGAGGAGTGCGAATCTGGCACGCATCTTGAGATTCCCGGTAGAATAGTGGCAATCACCGGGGTGACAGCCAGAGATGAGCACTCCGTCTGCGCCCTGATATAATGCATCAAGAATGAAGGTCGGATCAATGCGTCCTGTGCAATTGACCCTGATGATCCTCACATTTGGCGGCATCTGTAGCCTACTCGTTCCTGCAAGATCCGCTCCCGCATAGCTGCACCAATTACAGCAGAGTGCTAAAATACGAGGTTCGAACTCTCTTTTTTTCTTAGACTTTGATCTTGTCTTAGACCTCGCCTTTAATGTAGTTTTCACCACTAGAGGACCTCCCTTCGGTCCTTGTGTTGGTATGCGTATCGTTCCTAAAAGCGTTCGTGCCCTGTGCACGTACATAATCATACAGTTGAATGACCGGGTACGTTCATTTTAACTCTTTCAAATGATAGAAATAGGTAGTTTTATTTCTCTCTTTGCTATATTAAAAGTATGTACGTGTGTCTCCTATGAGGAGGTATTGGTGCGATGATTATTGCATTCATTATGGGAAAGATTGATTCCGCAAAGGCCCATGACATTCTCAATAAGGTACGTGACCTTGAACCAGTGGAAGAGGCATATCTCATCTATGGTGCCTATGACCTGCTGATCAAGGGCACATTCAAGAGTCCGGAGTCTCTCAGTTCCTTTGTGGTAGATGAGCTACGAAACATAGATGGTGTTCGTGACACTGTGACGAATGTGTGTGCGAGTTCCAGCTAGGGGGCTGTTTCTATGTCTGAGATTTTTGCTCAGCGCCTCTACACATTCAGGCCACGGCACGGGCATCAGGTCCATCTTGGAGCAGCAGAGATACGGGCTGCAATTCTGAATATTGGAACAGAGGTCTTGGGCAACGAGTTTACAGCAGAGGTCGTTTCGGAAGAAGCGGGAACTGTGCTTGTCAGCTGCTCCTCTGCCTCGGGGCAGATCGTTGATGAGATGGATACCAAACTCATGGTCAAGATTATCAACTTCTGCGAGCAGAATAACCTTGAGGTTTCTGTCGGTGACATGGAAGTGCGAACTCGCCCCGATGAGGACTGGGTCTGATTCGTGATTGGTACGATAGCCATCTCTATCGATTGGTCTTCTGTCACCGGAGTCCCAGTTTCTTCAGGGTCGAGTCGAATGGGACACCTGTTTCGGTATCCCATCCTCTCTCTCTGTAGTACTCACTAAGCATCTGGTCAAGTTCGACCACCTGCCCCTTTGGAGGACCAACAGGGGCTGGTTCTTTTGTCAGTCTATCTGGAAGAGAGTCGTCTTTCTTTGTGATTCCCCGACTGACATTGAACAGTCTGTTGAGGTTCACGATCCTCTCACCAATGATCTGTAGATCTTCAACTGTAAACTTGAGACCGTTGTGTAGACGCAGTGCCTTTGCCACATCCTCGTAATAGAACTCCGGAGGGATCTGTGTACCGTATTTGCACAGTCCCACACTCTCCACCACGACCATGTAATCTTCACATTCTTTGACCATGATTCCCTTGTACACAGGGCTCAATCTATCAGTCATCTCTGGAAGGTATTGTTCTCCAAAGCGCTTCTTAATCTCATTATCGAAGCCCGCCTCATCGAGAACGGGAAATGCATAGAGATGATCCGCACCGCGGGCGGCTGTTGCTGCCGCAAGACCCATGGACTTTTGGGCACGGGGTTCCTGCCCTGCAATCTCCTGCTTTTTCACAGTCATCACAAAGCGCTCGCTCCCCTTGCCAATCTTCTGTGCTGCCCTGAAGCTGCCCTCTGCAAGGAGATCGCCGAGCCCCTGCCGAAACGCTGTCATCTCGGTGAGCTTGACGATGGTCTCATGGTTCCCCCAGCTCAGATCGATTCCGCCAGTGTCTTCTTCTGTGAGCAGCCCCATCTCGTAAGCCTCCATTGCCCAAGAGATCGTGCCTCCCAACGAGATAGTGTCCATGCCATACATGTTCGCCAGATGATGCGCATACAAGATGGACTCTACATTATCATTTCCGCATCTTGATCCCAGAGAAGACTGGCTCTCGAACTCAGGAGACCCTCCAATATATGCGTAGGGTCCTTTTCGAACAGCCGTATAGCGCCCACATCGCTGGAGACAGCTGAAATCAGACCTCGGTTTAATGAGATACTTCTCGCTGATGAGCTCCCCACTGATCTTCTCATAGCCCTCAAATACGCCCTGACGCATGTTATACGTGGGGAGTCTGCCAATGTGGTTCATCAGTTCGATCAAGTTTGTCGTGCCAAACCGTGCACGTTCAGGCGTGAATGGATTGGCCAGCATCCTCCTGTAGAACTCGTCCATCTCTCTCAGATAGTTGGCGGGGTCCGCGACCTCTAATTTACCTCTCCCACGAACAGCGATTGCCTTGAGCCTCTTTGACCCCATCACCGCTCCTAAGCCGGATCGAGCCGAGGCCCGATCTCTATCATTCATGATGGCGGCAAATCGAACGAGGTTCTCTCCGGCTTGTCCGATGGCCAGTGTCCGGCACATCCTTCCGTGTCGCTTATGGAGTGCATCATCGGTCACAAAGACATCCTCTCCCCAGAGATTCTCCGCATCCAAGAGATCGACCTCTGAATCTCGAATGTTCAGATAGACTGGAGATGATGAAGCGCCTGTGAAGAAGATGGTGTCATATCCCGCAAATTTGAGTTCGGCCCCCCAGAACCCTGCTGCGTGGCTCTCCCCCCAAATGTCAGTGAGTGGGGAGAGTGCTGCAATAGTATGACGTGATGCCTGTGGAAACATTGAGCCTGTGAGTAACCCCGTTGCAAACCCTAAGACATTCTTCGGCGAGAGTGGATCGATCCCGACTGGGATCTTGTCCGTCAGGACTCGTGACAGATACCCTGCACCGAGCAGATATTTCCGAACTATCTCTTCGTCCACCGGGCGTTTCTCAACTGACCCTCTTGTTAGGTCCACCCACAGTTCCTGTCCACCGATTCCCTTGATCATTATTGTTCACCTCGCTCGCCGTAGAGAATTGGCCCATATTGCTCGTACAATTGTTCCAGCCTGCCATCCTTGTCCCTCTCTCGTAATTCGGACTCGGTTATCATCTCGATCGCATTGACTGGGCAACGGCTCACGCATTCGCCACACTGAATACATTTGATCGCCTTACCAGTGTCTGGGTTGAGATGGATTGCAAAATACGGACACGCATCAACACAGGCGCCACACCCCGTGCATCGTCTGTTGTTCACAATGATGACTCCTTTTGATGTACGTGTCAATGCGTCTTCAGGGCACGCCTCGATACATGGTGCATCCTCACAATTTCTACAGAAGAGTGGGAAATCAAGGCCCGGTTCTATTCGCATCACTCGAACACGTGACCACTCTGGACCTATCACCTTGAAGTAATGCATACTACATACGTTTACACAGATCATGCAACCAGTACAGATGTGGGGGTCTCCAAAGATAAACTGTGGCTCATCCATTATTATTCACATCAGAGTCATTACTTATCGGCCGAGCGGTCAGATGCTATTCAAATAGGGCTCTTTTTTTTCACGAACAGTCCATGTGTTTGCTATCAGTGACCTGCTCACTTGGCACTAGAAATTACTATATCTTATGATTACCTTTTAACAGTACCTTCACTGCACCACCTATGTTTATTTATTAAACGAAATGCTTTGGGGTCATAGATGTGGGCTCTCGAATTGGAACACGTTACAAAACGCAGGTACTCAGATGGGGATAATGGCTGTGAGTAGAACACCGGACAGATCATCAATCCTTCCCAAAATGAAGGAGGTGATTCTCAGGTCTCATAGAGATGTGGTTCTCATTGTGGACTCCTCGATGAAAGTTCTGTGGGTCAACGAGGCCGCCGTTCAGATGTTTGATAGGCCTATTGATGATCTGGTCGGTAGTGATTGTACCACTATTACCCGCTCCTCTCCCCATCTCTCGGTCATTCCATCTGCTCTTGCTACGGCGTTTCGTAAAGGATCTCAAGTGACCAAGTCTGTGTCTGATGCGCAACACATACGACTGACTATCCGGATCACTCCCTTGTTAGATGGTGATGGCCGCCCACGTGCAGCCTCTGTGAGTATTCGCCCTGAAGCGACAAGGAATCCAATAGTAGCTGTTGACGCGCAGACTCTGGACTGGCACAAGGTCTTGGACGCTATTGGATATGGCACAATCATCTTGGATTCTCAACAGAGGATTACCTATGCGAACCGCTCGATATTACATGCTCTTGGCGATCCTCCTGAGAGCGAGGTCATCGGGAAACACTGTTATGAGATATTTCACTCAACTGATGCGCCACCCGCCGGATGCCCGTTTCTTGCCTTGCGAGCTTCAGCATTCCAAGCGCCCTCTATGAGTGGTCATATGGATATGCTCGGCCGTGATGTCATGGTTTCTGTTGCCCCCATAATTGGCAATGATGATGTACCTTTACTGTTTGTTCATGTCAGTGTTGATATATCCGACCGTCTCTTGGCCGAGGAAGCAGCCATGCTCTATCTTGATATCCTCTCTCACGATATTGCCAATCATCTTCAGACGATTCTTTTGGGCGTGACTATTCTTGCGAAAGATCAAGATGATGAGATTGCACGACTTGTCTTTACGTCGATTGATAATATTGATCGACTAATCATAAAGGCCCGTGCAGTTGAGGGTCTCGATTCTGCGCCATTGGGGGAAGTCGTGCTTCAAGATATACTTGAGCCGCTCTTGCTACGGCTGAAGAGTCAGTATAGTGACGTAGAGATAGTTACCGATCTCCCCTTCTCTCCCTGTACAACATATGCAAATAGGTTCTTGGAGATTGCATTCGAAGCCTTGCTGGATAATGCAGTTCGATATAATCCTCATGATAACAAAACGGTCTGGGTCAGTATTCACCCGGTAAACGATGGCTGGTTAGTCAAGATTGCTGATAATGGCCCCGGAATTCCGGACTATCGTAAAGAGAGTCTTCTCAATCGCTCACGAAGGTTTGGAGGTATGGGCATCCACCAATCCTCGTTGATCATTCGGTGGTTTGGAGGTACGCTCTCGATTCGGGATCGCGTTCCGCAACATCCTGAAGAGGGCGTGGTGTTTGTGCTATGGCTTCCGGGGATGCACTGAACTTGTAGCGAAAGGTCTCAATCCTTTTCAACACGGGCCTCTTTTTTTATAAAATTTGGCTCTCGTATCAATTAATTCGCCCGTTAAACAAAAGACTATAAGCGACGTTTAGTTGCTTTATCTATTCCACAGCCTTTCTAATTATGGGCCTGATGAACTGATGACCGACTCTATTGATTCTCATACCGTGCAGCAAGTGCAGGATATGCTTCTACGCACAGCTAAGGAATCGATCTTCATCATAGATGCAACTATGATTGTTCGTTGGGTGAATGGCTCGGCACTACGTATGAGTCGTAAGAGTATTGACGAGATTATCGACCGAGATTATCGGAAGATTGGTCTTATTGCTTTTCGATCAGAAACGGTTCATGAAGGCGTGCTGGAGGCTGTTCGCACAGGCGTACAGGTCTATCGCGAGATTTGCCTCGGTCCCGTTTCATCTCGGTTCTTGAAGATTATTCCCTCTGCATCTGGTGGTGTAGCATTAATCTTGGAGTCGCCCGATGATTGGCAACACGTCTATGATGCAATCGACCATCCATCGATGATTCTTGATTCAGAGCAACAAATTATTGGCTTTAATGCCGCAGCCAATGAGCTGTTTGGAGACCTGCCAGCTGACAGAGTCTATGGTCGGCATTGTTATGATCTCTTTAGAGACTGTGAACTTCTTGTCACTCAATGTTCCGAGGAGAGTTTTAGTGAACTCGATGCCATACTGTTAGACTCTGAGATCGAGCTCAAGGGGCATGTGTACAAGGTCTCTTGTACAAAAATAGACAATGGCTCAGCAATCCAAAAGACGCTCTATCTGGCGACGGATGTTACGGCAAAACGTACTGCCGAGGATGCAGCCAGTCTCTATCTTGATGTGATTGCTCATGATATTGCCAACCATCTACAGATCATTCTGTTCGGGGTTTCATCAATGGTTGACGATATGACTAATCAGACTTTACAGTTGGTGCTTCACTCTATCAATCGAATAACTCGCCTAATTGCCAAGGCTCGGGCTATTGAAGGACTTGAGAGTTCTCAATTAGAACCTATGGTCCTGCAAAAAACACTTGGTCCGATGCTGGCAGAGTTTCAGAGCTGTAATCCTCATGTTGAATTTGTGATCTCGTTTCCAGAGAAGGACTGTATTGTTCTTGCAAACTCGTTTCTTCCTGAATTGATCATTAATCTACTTGATAATGCTGTTCGGTACAACACCAAGGATGAAAAGATCGTCTGGGTCCGAATCGCTCAGGTGCAACATGGCTGGGAGGTTTCAATCTCCGACAATGGTGTCGGAATCGACTCTTCCCAAAAGGAGAGTCTTCTAGATGGTGCACGACGATTTGGCGGAATTGGCATCCATCAGGCCAAGTTGATCTCGCGGCGGTTTGGGGCCTCTCTTACTATTCGAGACCGTGTCGATTCGTGCCCTGAAGAGGGTGCCGAGTTTGTGGTTTGGTTCCCAAAGGCGAAATAGACCAGTCTACGCTTGCGGTTGGTCCAATAGTATTGTGCCCTTTCCCATCGGTTGGAACTGCCCATGCCCCGGTTTGACAAGGATCTCTCCCTCATGGTAGACCAGTGTTCCTCGTACGAACGTCATCACGGGGACTCCTGTCATCTTCATACCATTATAGAATGTCCATCCGCTCTTTGATAATATCCCATCGCTGGAGATCTTCTCTTCGGTTGTCGGTTCTACCAGTACGAGGTCCGCATCAGCCCCTATTACGAATGTTCCCTTCTTGGGGTAGAGCCCAAAGATTCGAGCGGGATTACGGGTCGTGATGCGTAGTAATCGGTTCCATGATAATCGGCCTCTGTTAATCCCTTCTGAGAGCAGGATCCGAAGAATCATCTGAATTCCGTCAACTCCTGCCCAGGCCTTACGGATATCCTCTGCTCCCTTCTCTTTCTCTTCAAGGGGGGCAGGAGCATGATCGCTCACAACGATGTCAATGGCCCCTGTCAGCAGTCCCGCCCAGAGTGCAGCGCGGTCCTGTTTTGAACGTAGGGGCGGGTTCATCTTGCTCTTTGGTCCGAAACGGTTCATCTCATCTCTGTCGAAGATCAAATGGTGTGGGCAGACCTCTGTGGTGACCTCTACACCGTTCTGTTTGCCAACTGCGATTTCGTGGACTCCTTCTCTAGAGGTGATGTGAGCTATGTGGAGGTGTCCCCCAGTCTGTGCTGCAATTCCGATGTTCTGTCGTACAGCCAGCTGTTCAGCCAGAGCAGGCCGTGCAAGCGCGTGAGTGATAGGTGCATCCCAGTCGCCATCCAAGTCCTTAGCAAACTCGTCCAGAATTCCTTGATCCTCTGAGTGAATGGTCAGATGCCCCCCAAATTCCGAGACCTCGCTCATGGCCTTGGTAATGACTCCCGCATTGGCGTAAAAGGGTTCACAGGTGAATGTCTTAAAGCCCTCGACTCCCTTCTCGATGAGTGCAGGAATGTTCCTGACATTGTCCGAATTGATC
This Candidatus Thorarchaeota archaeon DNA region includes the following protein-coding sequences:
- the dprA gene encoding DNA-processing protein DprA; its protein translation is MNTADLDRRIEHYAAWLALSSVKECDYETAIEILRQFESFEKALQYHPPTEKQSKADEIILRDGTAQRLLVRTHSTPQLEESIIDKVIAKARNYVKEIDYRQMVKRILQKGIEIHPIIGQGYPRALFDLENPPRTLFVRGNILLDRLDNAIAIVGTRNPTEYGKKMAYTLAKALAQRGYIIISGLAFGVDEQAHTGALDADGGKTIAVLPSYVEKIVPMHNSSLANKILQQGGALISEYPPHTKVRNYMFVQRNRIIAALSRATIIIEGRTESGTRHQARFAMSMKRPLFVLRPVHPEMLQAELPLHLINEGAIPISDADEIEQSLEVL
- a CDS encoding Ni/Fe hydrogenase subunit alpha: MTGEKIIRIEPVTRLEGHGDLTIKLGKDGKVKDVQFNVTSTRFFEKFLEGRFAEEVPRIAERICGICPEPHHLASVKAVEAAWGITPTPAAVKVRRLLINAKQLSSHGLHFFALAAPDFLAGPFGDPSKRNVVAIIKALPDVGKLALQIMQYGQDLAMAVGGKAIHPVTAVPGGMLNPFSEEKRDRFLDMMEGLKEWLAQTVDLAKKVVEDYWDPITKLAVVPTYYIGTHDKGALEIYDGKLRVMDPKGKIVADFRQKDYRKYFGEYVPRHSYATHIYFKEAGYPKGIWRANSLARCNIADKMKTPLAQEALEEMRSKLGRPIHATFAYHWARVIEMVQAVEEIDLLLQDPDIVRTDVKVTDVEPRKGNGVGCVEAPRGTLIHHYWTDDRGIVTKVNLVVATNNNIAGIEKSLMKMARQIFEQKIHESLKLPEPMIK
- a CDS encoding F420-nonreducing hydrogenase; translated protein: MPKRVAFAQLSSCWGCDQSLVDLHLRLLEVLPQLQIMYWPAVVDYKLSDLEKMPKQSIHIGFVEGSCRTKEDVHLLNVMREKSQVLVAWGSCSCYGGVQGLLNQWKIDEAITRKFLKVETITDPRVPDENVPGFTDHIVPNPDLVPFELIIPGCPPTSDNIYDAVVALLTGKPFDLPNRTVCDQCPREREEKHITEFHRTYEGHIDPNKCLLDQGYLCLGFATIGLCGAQCPSANSPCKGCFGPPPSIKDHGAKIISALGAITDMSPEELKKMFPDPIGSFYFTDYAASFISKITTTKEES
- a CDS encoding hydrogenase iron-sulfur subunit; the encoded protein is MLALCCNWCSYAGADLAGTSRLQMPPNVRIIRVNCTGRIDPTFILDALYQGADGVLISGCHPGDCHYSTGNLKMRARFALLQNLLEEAGMDSRRIHLQWASAAEGDVFAEGIRGMVERIKELGPSPMRKEGK
- a CDS encoding Lrp/AsnC ligand binding domain-containing protein — protein: MIIAFIMGKIDSAKAHDILNKVRDLEPVEEAYLIYGAYDLLIKGTFKSPESLSSFVVDELRNIDGVRDTVTNVCASSS
- a CDS encoding aldehyde ferredoxin oxidoreductase family protein; translated protein: MIKGIGGQELWVDLTRGSVEKRPVDEEIVRKYLLGAGYLSRVLTDKIPVGIDPLSPKNVLGFATGLLTGSMFPQASRHTIAALSPLTDIWGESHAAGFWGAELKFAGYDTIFFTGASSSPVYLNIRDSEVDLLDAENLWGEDVFVTDDALHKRHGRMCRTLAIGQAGENLVRFAAIMNDRDRASARSGLGAVMGSKRLKAIAVRGRGKLEVADPANYLREMDEFYRRMLANPFTPERARFGTTNLIELMNHIGRLPTYNMRQGVFEGYEKISGELISEKYLIKPRSDFSCLQRCGRYTAVRKGPYAYIGGSPEFESQSSLGSRCGNDNVESILYAHHLANMYGMDTISLGGTISWAMEAYEMGLLTEEDTGGIDLSWGNHETIVKLTEMTAFRQGLGDLLAEGSFRAAQKIGKGSERFVMTVKKQEIAGQEPRAQKSMGLAAATAARGADHLYAFPVLDEAGFDNEIKKRFGEQYLPEMTDRLSPVYKGIMVKECEDYMVVVESVGLCKYGTQIPPEFYYEDVAKALRLHNGLKFTVEDLQIIGERIVNLNRLFNVSRGITKKDDSLPDRLTKEPAPVGPPKGQVVELDQMLSEYYRERGWDTETGVPFDSTLKKLGLR
- a CDS encoding PAS domain-containing sensor histidine kinase, with product MSRTPDRSSILPKMKEVILRSHRDVVLIVDSSMKVLWVNEAAVQMFDRPIDDLVGSDCTTITRSSPHLSVIPSALATAFRKGSQVTKSVSDAQHIRLTIRITPLLDGDGRPRAASVSIRPEATRNPIVAVDAQTLDWHKVLDAIGYGTIILDSQQRITYANRSILHALGDPPESEVIGKHCYEIFHSTDAPPAGCPFLALRASAFQAPSMSGHMDMLGRDVMVSVAPIIGNDDVPLLFVHVSVDISDRLLAEEAAMLYLDILSHDIANHLQTILLGVTILAKDQDDEIARLVFTSIDNIDRLIIKARAVEGLDSAPLGEVVLQDILEPLLLRLKSQYSDVEIVTDLPFSPCTTYANRFLEIAFEALLDNAVRYNPHDNKTVWVSIHPVNDGWLVKIADNGPGIPDYRKESLLNRSRRFGGMGIHQSSLIIRWFGGTLSIRDRVPQHPEEGVVFVLWLPGMH
- a CDS encoding PAS domain-containing protein — encoded protein: MTDSIDSHTVQQVQDMLLRTAKESIFIIDATMIVRWVNGSALRMSRKSIDEIIDRDYRKIGLIAFRSETVHEGVLEAVRTGVQVYREICLGPVSSRFLKIIPSASGGVALILESPDDWQHVYDAIDHPSMILDSEQQIIGFNAAANELFGDLPADRVYGRHCYDLFRDCELLVTQCSEESFSELDAILLDSEIELKGHVYKVSCTKIDNGSAIQKTLYLATDVTAKRTAEDAASLYLDVIAHDIANHLQIILFGVSSMVDDMTNQTLQLVLHSINRITRLIAKARAIEGLESSQLEPMVLQKTLGPMLAEFQSCNPHVEFVISFPEKDCIVLANSFLPELIINLLDNAVRYNTKDEKIVWVRIAQVQHGWEVSISDNGVGIDSSQKESLLDGARRFGGIGIHQAKLISRRFGASLTIRDRVDSCPEEGAEFVVWFPKAK
- the pyrC gene encoding dihydroorotase produces the protein MTNEVDLVIRNAKLLLETGIVHGGLAVVDGKITAIATDLHLPPAAETIDAHNKILMPGLIDGHAHLHDEAMLDHEDFTTGTILAAAGGVTTVVEMPLSSQVDTPSLVEEKIKTGERLAITDFTLYGGMINSDNVRNIPALIEKGVEGFKTFTCEPFYANAGVITKAMSEVSEFGGHLTIHSEDQGILDEFAKDLDGDWDAPITHALARPALAEQLAVRQNIGIAAQTGGHLHIAHITSREGVHEIAVGKQNGVEVTTEVCPHHLIFDRDEMNRFGPKSKMNPPLRSKQDRAALWAGLLTGAIDIVVSDHAPAPLEEKEKGAEDIRKAWAGVDGIQMILRILLSEGINRGRLSWNRLLRITTRNPARIFGLYPKKGTFVIGADADLVLVEPTTEEKISSDGILSKSGWTFYNGMKMTGVPVMTFVRGTLVYHEGEILVKPGHGQFQPMGKGTILLDQPQA